A single window of Solea solea chromosome 9, fSolSol10.1, whole genome shotgun sequence DNA harbors:
- the tmem45a gene encoding transmembrane protein 45A isoform X1 — protein sequence MRTNVHGSLVMGSFKGHALPGSFFFVAGIWWTAKYALWHASRRNKNLGSTRLSSRVSQRRLEVIESSIVIFFSFVGILAEQFADNGPKLHLYDSVEKHWEDLMNWQHTTMYLFFGLAGTVTLILHTTEGAPLATDRLMLAMAFFNEGFLFFYHLHGRAMLDVHVHQLLLYAIFGEALVSFLEVFHRGNIVLELLRCTLTVLQGTWFWQIGLVLYPPSGPDWDQKDTGNMMFITMCYSWHLAFAMMVVSVIYCTVSCGVRSRLKRTPPMEMGLLKPRDRDPESEDEVL from the exons GTTCACGGCTCATTGGTCATGGGGAGCTTTAAAGGCCACGCCCTCCCCGGCAGCTTCTTCTTTGTGGCTGGGATCTGGTGGACGGCAAAGTACGCGCTCTGGCACGCCTCCCGCAGGAACAAGAACTTAGGTTCCACTCGCTTGTCCAGCAGAGTGTCACAGCGCCGCCTGGAGGTCATCGAAAGCTCCATCGTcatcttcttctcttttgtcG gGATTCTGGCAGAGCAGTTTGCTGACAACGGACCGAAGCTGCACTTGTACGACTCTGTGGAGAAACACTGGGAGGACCTGATGAACTGGCAGCACACCACCATGTACCTGTTCTTCGGCCTGGCTGGGACTGTGACGCTGATCCTCCACACCACAGAGGGCGCTCCTCTGGCCACGGACCGCTTAATGCTGGCCATGGCGTTCTTTAACGAAG gatttcttttcttctacCACCTCCACGGCAGAGCGATGCTGGACGTCCACGTGCACCAGCTCCTGCTCTACGCAATCTTTGGAGAAGCTCTCGTTTCCTTCCTGGAGGTTTTCCACCGCGGGAACATCGTCCTGGAGCTGCTGCGCTGCACGCTCACCGTCCTGCAGGGAACCTGGTTCTGGCAG ATTGGTTTGGTGCTGTATCCTCCCAGTGGACCAGACTGGGACCAGAAAGACACTGGAAACATGATGTTCATCACCATGTGTTATTCCTGGCACTTGGCCTTTGCCATGATGGTGGTCAGCGTGATCTACTGCACCGTCAGCTG cgggGTTCGATCCAGACTCAAGAGAACTCCTCCGATGGAGATGGGACTCCTGAAACCCAGAGACAGAGACCCAGAGTCCGAGGACGAGGTTTTATGA
- the tmem45a gene encoding transmembrane protein 45A isoform X2, which translates to MGSFKGHALPGSFFFVAGIWWTAKYALWHASRRNKNLGSTRLSSRVSQRRLEVIESSIVIFFSFVGILAEQFADNGPKLHLYDSVEKHWEDLMNWQHTTMYLFFGLAGTVTLILHTTEGAPLATDRLMLAMAFFNEGFLFFYHLHGRAMLDVHVHQLLLYAIFGEALVSFLEVFHRGNIVLELLRCTLTVLQGTWFWQIGLVLYPPSGPDWDQKDTGNMMFITMCYSWHLAFAMMVVSVIYCTVSCGVRSRLKRTPPMEMGLLKPRDRDPESEDEVL; encoded by the exons ATGGGGAGCTTTAAAGGCCACGCCCTCCCCGGCAGCTTCTTCTTTGTGGCTGGGATCTGGTGGACGGCAAAGTACGCGCTCTGGCACGCCTCCCGCAGGAACAAGAACTTAGGTTCCACTCGCTTGTCCAGCAGAGTGTCACAGCGCCGCCTGGAGGTCATCGAAAGCTCCATCGTcatcttcttctcttttgtcG gGATTCTGGCAGAGCAGTTTGCTGACAACGGACCGAAGCTGCACTTGTACGACTCTGTGGAGAAACACTGGGAGGACCTGATGAACTGGCAGCACACCACCATGTACCTGTTCTTCGGCCTGGCTGGGACTGTGACGCTGATCCTCCACACCACAGAGGGCGCTCCTCTGGCCACGGACCGCTTAATGCTGGCCATGGCGTTCTTTAACGAAG gatttcttttcttctacCACCTCCACGGCAGAGCGATGCTGGACGTCCACGTGCACCAGCTCCTGCTCTACGCAATCTTTGGAGAAGCTCTCGTTTCCTTCCTGGAGGTTTTCCACCGCGGGAACATCGTCCTGGAGCTGCTGCGCTGCACGCTCACCGTCCTGCAGGGAACCTGGTTCTGGCAG ATTGGTTTGGTGCTGTATCCTCCCAGTGGACCAGACTGGGACCAGAAAGACACTGGAAACATGATGTTCATCACCATGTGTTATTCCTGGCACTTGGCCTTTGCCATGATGGTGGTCAGCGTGATCTACTGCACCGTCAGCTG cgggGTTCGATCCAGACTCAAGAGAACTCCTCCGATGGAGATGGGACTCCTGAAACCCAGAGACAGAGACCCAGAGTCCGAGGACGAGGTTTTATGA
- the aldh9a1a.1 gene encoding 4-trimethylaminobutyraldehyde dehydrogenase A: MAQSTLDTMPGASTGTVTVTEHLNFWAGKRVKPRQESNMEPVFEPATGRVLCQMIPCGAEEVDEAIKSARAAYLQWSKLAGMERARVMLEAARIIREKREKIAKLEVINNGKSITEALVDIDVAWQCIEYYAGLAGTLAGQHIQLPGGAFAYTRREPLGVCVGIGAWNYPFQIAAWKSAPALACGNAMVFKPSPMTPVTAVILAEIYKEAGAPDGLFCVVQGAAETGTLLCHHPAVAKVSFTGSVPTGKKVMEMSSKGVKQVTLELGGKSPLIIFKDCELENAVKGALMANFLTQGQVCCNGTRVYVQREIIPQFLEEVVKRTKAIPLGDPLLDGTRMGALISKAQLEKVLGFVDQAKSQGATVLCGGEPFVPTDPKLKGGYFMSPCVLDNCRDDMTCVKEEIFGPVMSVMPFDTEEEVVQRANNTTFGLASGVFTRDISRAHRVAENLEAGTCFINNYNISPVEVPFGGYKMSGFGRENGQVTIEYYSQLKTVVVEMGDVESLF, from the exons ATGGCGCAGTCAACCCTCGACACTATGCCCGGAGCTTCGACGGGAACCGTCACCGTCACCGAGCACCTGAACTTCTGGGCAGGGAAACGAGTGAAGCCTCGTCAGGAGTCGAACATGGAGCCTGTGTTCGAGCCTGCCACCG GCCGTGTTCTGTGTCAGATGATTCCCTGTGGAGCTGAGGAGGTGGACGAGGCCATAAAGAGCGCCCGCGCCGCCTACCTGCAGTGGAGCAAGTTGGCGGGCATGGAGCGGGCTCGGGTGATGCTGGAGGCCGCCCGCATCATCAGG GAGAAAAGGGAGAAGATTGCAAAGCTGGAAGTGATTAACAACGGCAAGTCCATCACTGAAGCTCTGGTGGACATAGACGTTGCCTGGCAGTGCATTGAATACTATGCTGGTCTGGCTGGGACCCTCGCAG GCCAGCACATTCAGCTTCCTGGTGGAGCGTTTGCTTACACCAGGAGAGAGcctcttggtgtgtgtgtggggatcgGTGCGTGGAACTATCCCTTCCAGATTGCAGCGTGGAAGTCTGCGCCGGCTCTGGCATGTG GTAACGCCATGGTGTTTAAACCCTCTCCGATGACCCCCGTGACGGCCGTCATCCTGGCTGAGATCTACAAAGAGGCCGGAGCCCCCGACGGCCTGTTCTGTGTGGTGCAGGGTGCAGCAGAGACGGGCACCCTGCTCTGTCACCACCCCGCGGTCGCCAAAGTCTCCTTCACCGGCAGTGTGCCCACAGGCAAAAAG GTGATGGAAATGTCATCAAAGGGGGTGAAGCAGGTGACTCTGGAGCTGGGAGGGAAGTCTCCTCTCATCATCTTCAAAGACTGTGAGCTGGAGAACGCAGTGAAGGGAGCACTCATGGCAAACTTCCTCACACagggacag gtctGCTGCAACGGAACCAGAGTTTACGTTCAGAGGGAGATCATTCCTCAGTTcctggaggaggtggtgaagCGGACCAAGGCCATTCCACTGGGTGACCCCCTGCTGGACGGCACCAGAATGGGAGCGCTGATCAGTAAAGCTCAACTGGAGAAAGTGCTGGGCTTTGTCGATCAGGCCAAGAGCCAG GGAGCCACAGTTCTGTGTGGAGGAGAACCTTTTGTCCCCACTGACCCCAAACTCAAAGGAGGTTACTTCATGTCGCCCTGTGTACTCG ATAACTGCAGAGACGACATGACCTGCGTGAAGGAGGAGATTTTCGGCCCCGTCATGTCGGTCATGCCTTTCGACACGGAGGAGGAAGTCGTCCAGAGAGCCAACAACACCACGTTTGGACTGGCCTCAGGAGTCTTCACCAG agacatTTCTCGAGCTCATCGTGTGGCTGAGAATCTGGAGGCTGGAACCTGCTTCatcaacaactacaacatcagTCCTGTGGAAGTGCCGTTTGGTGGATACAAGATGTCAG GCTTTGGCAGAGAGAACGGTCAGGTGACGATCGAGTACTACTCTCAGCTGAAGACTGTGGTGGTGGAGATGGGAGATGTGGAGAGCCTCTTCTGA